A genomic region of Fodinisporobacter ferrooxydans contains the following coding sequences:
- a CDS encoding IclR family transcriptional regulator — MIFPELDGYHVGYVAKKESPHPFRMLSYVGWRGPLHATASGKILLSYSSEDFVDSVLTRELPAFTERTITDPITLRQELSKIRSAEFAVDDEELSVGLMCISVPVFFGEGQIGALSVSGPKQRITQKLTIAEIVRTLRHKSECITEKLRFGKKVRISPDGTFLPSDNS, encoded by the coding sequence GTGATTTTTCCTGAGTTGGATGGATATCATGTCGGTTATGTCGCTAAGAAAGAGTCCCCACACCCATTCCGCATGCTTTCTTACGTCGGATGGAGGGGTCCTTTGCATGCAACCGCTTCCGGAAAGATTTTATTGTCATATTCAAGTGAGGATTTTGTTGATAGTGTATTAACACGAGAACTTCCAGCGTTTACCGAACGAACGATCACAGACCCAATCACTCTGCGACAGGAACTGTCAAAAATCAGAAGCGCTGAATTCGCCGTTGACGACGAGGAATTAAGCGTAGGATTGATGTGTATTTCGGTTCCTGTTTTTTTCGGAGAAGGACAAATTGGCGCACTCTCTGTATCAGGACCTAAGCAGCGAATTACGCAAAAACTCACAATTGCGGAGATTGTCAGGACATTACGTCATAAGAGTGAGTGCATCACGGAGAAGTTAAGGTTTGGAAAGAAGGTAAGAATATCACCGGATGGAACATTCTTGCCATCGGACAATTCCTAA
- a CDS encoding ABC transporter ATP-binding protein produces MLAIQDLQVYYGKVHAVKGVSLTVQEGEVVSLLGSNGAGKSSILKTICGLTKAVGGSISFRGKPITNTKPYRLVKEGIGYVPEGRKIYPLLTVKENLLTGAYHRNDRAGISADLEQVYEYFPILQTKRDVLAGNLSGGQQQMLAVGRALLTRPNFLILDEPSMGLAPSVVAQIFAIIKTLRDQGMTILLVEQNAYHALTLANRAYVLETGKIALEGNAEDLKKNHQVREIYLGM; encoded by the coding sequence ATGCTGGCCATTCAGGATTTGCAGGTGTATTATGGCAAGGTCCATGCCGTGAAAGGCGTCAGCTTGACGGTTCAGGAGGGGGAAGTCGTTTCCCTGCTGGGTTCCAATGGCGCAGGGAAAAGCTCCATCTTAAAGACCATCTGTGGATTGACAAAAGCGGTCGGCGGCAGCATTTCCTTTCGCGGCAAGCCGATTACGAATACAAAACCCTACCGGCTGGTCAAAGAAGGGATCGGCTATGTGCCGGAAGGCCGGAAGATTTACCCGCTTTTGACGGTAAAAGAGAACCTGTTGACGGGCGCGTATCACCGCAACGACCGTGCGGGCATATCCGCAGACCTGGAGCAAGTCTATGAATATTTTCCGATCCTCCAGACGAAACGGGATGTGCTTGCGGGCAATTTGAGCGGAGGCCAACAACAAATGCTGGCCGTCGGCCGGGCACTGCTGACACGGCCCAACTTTCTGATTCTGGATGAACCCTCGATGGGACTGGCGCCAAGCGTTGTCGCGCAAATTTTTGCGATTATCAAAACATTGCGGGATCAAGGCATGACGATTCTGCTTGTGGAACAAAATGCCTACCATGCACTGACATTGGCCAACCGGGCCTATGTCCTGGAGACAGGGAAAATCGCCCTGGAAGGCAATGCGGAGGATCTGAAAAAGAATCATCAGGTGCGGGAAATCTATCTTGGCATGTGA
- a CDS encoding ABC transporter ATP-binding protein, giving the protein MELLQIKQVSREFGGLKAIQDVSFPVRQGSIHGVIGPNGSGKTTLFNVISGYYKPTQGEVWFENKPIHALSPFQVNRAGLARTFQNLRLFKKMTVLENVCAVLDRESGIRIWDYVVAPKRVFRIEKETIRKAEALLEVFDLLEWRDFLAENLPYGVQKRLEIARALATHPKLLLLDEPAAGLNHTETDELARIIRYIRDERGITVLVIEHDMKLMMTICETITVMNEGMVLTEGTPNQVSKNKQVITAYLGGEW; this is encoded by the coding sequence ATGGAACTGCTGCAAATCAAACAGGTGTCCCGGGAATTTGGCGGCCTGAAGGCGATTCAGGATGTCTCGTTTCCTGTCAGGCAAGGATCGATCCATGGCGTGATCGGCCCCAACGGATCCGGGAAAACCACACTCTTTAATGTGATTAGTGGATACTATAAACCGACACAAGGCGAGGTCTGGTTTGAAAACAAGCCCATCCATGCGTTGTCGCCGTTTCAAGTCAATCGGGCGGGATTGGCCCGCACCTTTCAAAATTTGCGGTTATTCAAAAAAATGACGGTGCTGGAGAATGTTTGCGCGGTTCTGGACCGGGAATCGGGCATTCGGATTTGGGACTATGTGGTCGCTCCCAAACGGGTCTTTCGGATCGAAAAGGAAACGATTCGAAAGGCGGAAGCCTTGCTGGAAGTCTTTGATCTGTTGGAGTGGCGCGATTTTCTGGCGGAAAACTTGCCATACGGCGTACAAAAACGCTTGGAAATCGCCCGGGCGTTGGCGACACATCCCAAATTGCTTCTGCTGGATGAACCGGCGGCAGGACTCAACCATACGGAAACGGACGAGTTGGCGCGCATCATTCGCTACATCCGCGACGAGCGGGGGATTACGGTACTCGTCATCGAACATGATATGAAACTGATGATGACGATTTGTGAAACGATAACGGTCATGAATGAAGGGATGGTCCTGACGGAGGGGACGCCGAATCAGGTGTCCAAAAACAAACAGGTCATCACGGCCTATTTGGGGGGTGAGTGGTAA
- a CDS encoding branched-chain amino acid ABC transporter permease, with product MTSQDMTNRDLAGQELQPEQAPSTPLEGFAPVSEGSASRSAAKRTWRNSRWWISMAVALFLILPIALNNYQVHILDLVVLYMILAIGLDLTMGYCGQMNLAHAAFYAVGAYTSAILTTRFHFTFWEALPISIVFSTACGILIGLPSLKVRSHYLAIATLGLAIAINDMLVNLNGLTGGPTGITGIPKPHVFGVALDSEYLYYYLVLTFTVLLFLLAKIITTHSIGRSFRAVREDHIASQALGINIAKQQILAFALSGMYAGVAGVLYAHMLSYVSPDTFQMNEMFFMLTIVVIGGMGNIYGSIAGAVILIVAREWLNQFQNWQQVVYGALIVALVVFLPGGLVSIKTLFQHRKRSQLYRVK from the coding sequence ATGACAAGCCAGGATATGACAAACCGGGATCTGGCAGGCCAGGAATTGCAGCCGGAGCAGGCGCCCTCCACTCCTTTGGAAGGGTTCGCACCGGTGTCGGAGGGATCTGCCAGCCGGTCCGCCGCGAAGCGGACATGGAGAAACAGCCGATGGTGGATCAGCATGGCGGTTGCGCTCTTTCTGATTCTGCCCATCGCTTTGAACAACTATCAAGTGCATATTTTGGACCTTGTTGTACTCTATATGATTCTTGCCATCGGATTGGATTTGACCATGGGATATTGCGGCCAGATGAATTTGGCCCATGCGGCGTTTTATGCGGTCGGGGCGTATACATCCGCCATCCTGACCACACGGTTTCATTTTACGTTTTGGGAAGCATTGCCAATATCGATTGTTTTCAGTACCGCATGCGGCATCCTCATTGGGTTGCCCTCCCTCAAAGTCCGGTCCCATTACCTGGCGATTGCGACATTGGGATTGGCGATCGCGATCAATGATATGCTTGTCAATCTGAACGGATTAACGGGTGGACCGACCGGCATCACCGGCATACCCAAACCCCATGTGTTTGGCGTCGCGCTGGATTCGGAATATCTCTACTATTATCTGGTTTTGACGTTTACGGTCCTGTTGTTCCTGCTGGCCAAAATCATCACGACACATTCGATTGGACGCAGCTTTCGCGCCGTTCGCGAGGATCATATTGCCTCTCAGGCGTTAGGCATCAATATCGCGAAACAGCAGATCCTGGCCTTTGCGCTTTCCGGTATGTATGCCGGTGTGGCCGGTGTCCTGTATGCCCATATGCTTTCCTATGTGAGTCCGGATACGTTCCAAATGAATGAAATGTTCTTCATGCTGACGATTGTGGTCATTGGCGGCATGGGCAACATCTATGGCTCGATCGCGGGAGCGGTCATCTTGATTGTCGCCCGCGAATGGCTCAATCAATTTCAAAACTGGCAACAAGTGGTGTATGGCGCTTTAATTGTCGCATTGGTCGTGTTCTTGCCGGGCGGATTGGTGAGCATCAAAACACTCTTTCAACACCGGAAGCGATCCCAGCTCTATCGGGTGAAATAA
- a CDS encoding branched-chain amino acid ABC transporter permease yields the protein MNPHVTILLQSLIGGIGMGSIYALVALGYSMVYRSMGLVNFAHGNIFMVGAYIGTVFYVSMHTNFVLAFALALLLTAGLGMIVQKILRPLEKMDLIYMMLGTLGIGIVLQNLSIIIWGPDGIAVPFPINNTPWMVKGISIAPYTLVIVGVAALIVIALQLFLNRTKIGLAMRASAQERDMSLALGMNVGLMNGLTLAIGSALAACAGMLVGPVFYVSPDMSTSVGINGFAAAILGGFGSMPGAIVGGLVFGILEQLVATQVSAWSEVIAFVIFVVVLIFKPSGIVGERVVDKL from the coding sequence ATGAATCCACATGTGACGATCTTGCTACAAAGTTTGATTGGCGGCATTGGCATGGGAAGCATTTACGCCCTCGTTGCCTTGGGGTATTCCATGGTCTATCGGTCGATGGGACTGGTAAACTTTGCGCATGGCAATATCTTCATGGTCGGGGCGTATATCGGGACGGTCTTCTATGTCTCCATGCATACCAACTTTGTCCTCGCATTCGCATTGGCGCTCCTTTTGACGGCCGGTCTCGGCATGATTGTGCAAAAAATTCTGCGGCCGCTTGAGAAAATGGATCTGATTTACATGATGTTGGGGACGCTCGGGATCGGAATCGTGCTGCAGAATCTATCGATTATTATTTGGGGACCGGACGGGATTGCCGTCCCCTTCCCCATCAACAATACGCCCTGGATGGTCAAGGGGATCTCCATTGCTCCCTATACACTGGTGATCGTTGGGGTGGCGGCCTTGATCGTGATCGCATTGCAGCTCTTTTTGAATCGAACGAAGATTGGGTTGGCGATGCGCGCATCCGCCCAGGAACGAGACATGTCGTTGGCATTAGGCATGAATGTCGGCTTGATGAACGGGCTCACCTTGGCCATTGGCTCGGCTTTGGCCGCCTGTGCGGGCATGCTGGTTGGACCGGTCTTCTATGTCAGTCCGGATATGAGCACATCGGTCGGCATCAATGGATTTGCGGCTGCCATATTGGGCGGCTTCGGCAGTATGCCTGGCGCCATTGTGGGCGGACTGGTGTTCGGCATCCTCGAACAACTGGTCGCGACACAAGTATCCGCCTGGAGTGAAGTGATTGCGTTTGTGATCTTCGTTGTGGTGCTGATTTTCAAACCATCGGGCATCGTAGGGGAAAGGGTGGTGGATAAACTATGA
- a CDS encoding ABC transporter substrate-binding protein, which yields MLHNNPKKSYPQRKKVLAGIVLSATLVSTLTACGSSSTSSTSGSSVASGSSQDIKIGEIGAMSGNLASLGTWDSQGLQMAVDEVNAKGGIHGRKVVIEKLDDQGNPSVAVNDANKLVNDKVVAAFATPESTTTLAILNILKQAKIPHITSGQDPEITKKGSLFVFRDTANSLIFDKTLADYVVGKMGMKKIAVISNSGAYGKGEHDAFVSALKAHGISPVSDQVVTPDAKDFSAQLTTIKEAHPQVLFIGTEEIEMGLIAKQARALGITARIVGGQPAATPIYVNTAGKAVAEGTIFATTYISNDANAETKAFAAAYKKKFGQVADSHVAKAYDGAKMLLEAIDKAYPNIDGTHIRDELLKLNYHGLTGDFKFNDQGEGMFTAQIGTYKNGQPEPLQ from the coding sequence ATGTTACACAACAATCCAAAAAAATCCTATCCTCAAAGGAAGAAGGTATTGGCTGGTATTGTATTAAGTGCAACATTAGTTTCGACATTAACAGCTTGCGGTTCTTCGAGTACTTCAAGTACTTCCGGTTCATCGGTTGCAAGTGGAAGCAGCCAAGATATCAAAATTGGAGAAATCGGGGCAATGAGTGGAAATCTGGCATCGTTGGGTACATGGGATAGCCAGGGGTTGCAAATGGCAGTGGATGAAGTGAATGCGAAAGGTGGCATTCACGGAAGAAAGGTTGTGATCGAAAAGCTCGATGATCAAGGCAATCCCTCTGTTGCGGTCAATGATGCCAATAAGTTAGTGAACGACAAGGTGGTTGCTGCATTTGCCACACCAGAGAGTACAACGACGTTGGCAATTCTTAATATTTTAAAACAAGCAAAAATCCCTCATATAACCTCAGGGCAGGATCCTGAGATAACCAAAAAAGGAAGCCTGTTTGTCTTTCGGGATACGGCAAATAGCCTGATTTTTGATAAGACGTTGGCAGATTATGTTGTGGGTAAGATGGGAATGAAAAAAATTGCCGTAATTTCGAATTCAGGCGCTTACGGAAAAGGTGAGCATGATGCTTTTGTAAGCGCTTTAAAAGCACATGGCATTTCACCTGTTTCCGATCAAGTTGTCACTCCGGATGCAAAAGACTTCAGTGCTCAGTTGACGACAATTAAAGAAGCACATCCACAGGTGCTGTTTATTGGAACAGAAGAGATTGAGATGGGGTTAATTGCCAAACAGGCGAGGGCATTGGGGATTACTGCCCGCATCGTCGGCGGTCAACCTGCAGCGACTCCAATTTATGTGAATACGGCTGGAAAAGCTGTGGCGGAAGGGACGATTTTCGCGACAACGTATATCTCAAATGATGCGAATGCCGAAACAAAAGCGTTTGCCGCTGCATATAAGAAAAAGTTCGGACAGGTAGCCGATTCCCATGTGGCGAAAGCGTATGATGGCGCGAAGATGCTGCTTGAGGCCATTGATAAAGCATATCCAAACATTGATGGCACACATATTCGCGACGAGTTGCTAAAATTGAACTACCATGGCTTGACGGGAGATTTCAAGTTCAACGATCAAGGCGAGGGAATGTTTACAGCACAAATTGGTACTTATAAAAACGGCCAACCAGAACCACTACAATAA
- a CDS encoding thiamine pyrophosphate-binding protein, whose product MKDLISRQLIRYLENRGIEHIFGLCGHTNIAVLAALENSSIKFINTRHEQIAAHAADGYARAKKQTSVVLTHLGPGLTNAATGVATAALDSIPMVVIAGDIPSHYYGKHPHQEINLHADASQYEIYRPFVKRAWRADRPDLFPEIIEKAFQLAESGRPGPVLVSVPMDIFSKEIDTALFERLNHHTKTIQKPSIDDETAETIIQRLVHATNPLIYVGGGILIADAAEELREFVDHLSIPVVHSAMGKGAVPDDHPFLLGMTGFWGAQFTNDTCRQADYIFALGTRFAEADCSSWESEYTFNFPPTKLIHIDIDPNEIGRNYPVEIGAVVDLKQALHVLNRVAKEILPEGRQNNPFKQKIAVYKENFRKQNQVHIKDSSFPMRPERILHEVREVLPRDAYITTDVGWNKNGVGQQFPVYEPGTIFTPGGLATMGFGSSAALGAKIAQPDKVIVSLVGDGGFGQNPSVLATAAEESVAVIWIVMNNNSYGTIAGLEKAHFDTTYGTVFQKDGKSYSPDFASIAKAYGVDGVKIQSAEEFKPALKQAIESNKPFVIDVQMLNVPTPTTGHWNIMDIYSPDEKRSHVSV is encoded by the coding sequence ATGAAAGATCTCATTTCGCGTCAATTAATAAGGTATCTGGAAAACAGAGGTATCGAACACATTTTCGGGCTTTGTGGACATACGAACATCGCAGTATTGGCAGCTTTGGAGAATAGCTCCATCAAATTCATCAATACCCGCCATGAGCAAATTGCCGCACATGCGGCCGATGGGTACGCCAGGGCCAAAAAGCAAACATCTGTAGTATTAACACATTTGGGACCAGGTTTAACGAATGCTGCTACGGGTGTTGCAACGGCCGCATTGGATTCCATTCCTATGGTGGTCATTGCCGGTGACATTCCAAGTCATTATTATGGGAAGCATCCACACCAAGAAATTAACTTGCATGCAGATGCTTCCCAATATGAAATCTACCGTCCATTTGTTAAACGGGCATGGCGTGCAGATCGCCCGGATCTGTTTCCTGAAATTATTGAAAAGGCTTTTCAATTGGCGGAAAGCGGACGGCCAGGTCCGGTATTAGTATCTGTACCAATGGATATTTTCTCGAAAGAAATAGATACGGCTTTATTCGAAAGATTGAATCATCATACGAAAACGATACAAAAACCATCGATTGATGATGAAACAGCCGAAACGATCATTCAGAGACTTGTTCATGCAACAAATCCACTGATTTATGTAGGTGGAGGAATTTTAATAGCGGATGCAGCGGAAGAATTAAGGGAGTTTGTTGACCATCTGAGTATTCCGGTTGTACATAGTGCCATGGGAAAAGGTGCTGTGCCCGATGATCATCCATTCCTATTGGGAATGACCGGATTCTGGGGTGCACAGTTTACCAACGATACATGTAGACAAGCGGATTATATTTTTGCTCTAGGGACGCGTTTCGCCGAAGCGGATTGCAGCTCTTGGGAATCCGAATATACATTTAATTTTCCGCCTACCAAATTAATACACATTGATATCGATCCAAATGAAATTGGTAGGAATTATCCTGTAGAGATCGGAGCGGTCGTTGATTTAAAGCAGGCACTGCACGTGTTAAACAGGGTTGCGAAGGAGATTCTTCCAGAAGGCAGGCAAAACAATCCATTCAAGCAAAAAATTGCTGTTTATAAGGAGAATTTTAGAAAGCAGAATCAAGTACACATCAAGGATTCATCGTTTCCGATGAGACCGGAACGAATTTTACATGAAGTGCGCGAGGTATTGCCGCGAGATGCTTATATTACAACGGATGTAGGCTGGAACAAGAACGGAGTTGGACAACAATTTCCGGTTTACGAACCAGGTACTATTTTTACGCCGGGTGGCCTGGCCACGATGGGATTTGGATCCTCTGCGGCGTTGGGAGCGAAAATTGCACAACCGGATAAAGTAATTGTTTCGCTTGTCGGTGACGGCGGTTTCGGTCAAAATCCTTCCGTATTGGCAACAGCTGCTGAAGAAAGTGTAGCTGTCATATGGATCGTTATGAATAACAATTCCTACGGTACAATCGCCGGATTGGAAAAAGCACATTTCGATACAACGTATGGAACTGTTTTTCAGAAAGATGGAAAATCCTATTCACCGGATTTTGCGAGTATTGCAAAAGCGTACGGGGTTGATGGGGTAAAGATTCAATCTGCGGAAGAGTTTAAACCTGCTCTGAAACAAGCCATTGAGTCAAATAAACCGTTTGTTATTGATGTTCAGATGCTCAATGTCCCAACGCCAACAACAGGACATTGGAATATAATGGATATTTATTCTCCCGATGAAAAGAGATCACATGTAAGTGTATGA
- a CDS encoding sugar phosphate isomerase/epimerase family protein — protein MARKFSLAHLTVLGCTPPEMTYIAARAGYDFVSFRPIGLGTINEPQYPLAEDKVMLRQTKAALAETGLKLLDIEMVRIYDGLDPKIYLPAMEVAAELGGRHVLTTASTNDRNFVIDCFSELCDMAKPFGLTMDLEFITWYDLATLQEALDIVRTANRENGGIIIDTLHFNRSHVRLEELDDVPWEWLHFAHVCDAPREIPTTKEGLIHTAREERLYLGEGGIDVAGILNRIPEIPYSLEIPHAKRTQELGYEEFARHCLQIAKDYLDTHPRG, from the coding sequence ATGGCAAGGAAATTTTCCCTGGCTCACCTTACGGTGCTTGGCTGTACACCACCAGAGATGACGTATATCGCCGCACGAGCCGGCTATGATTTCGTCAGCTTTCGTCCCATTGGGTTAGGAACGATCAACGAACCCCAATATCCATTGGCCGAGGACAAGGTGATGCTGCGGCAAACGAAAGCTGCGCTTGCCGAGACGGGCCTCAAGCTGCTCGACATCGAAATGGTCCGCATCTACGATGGACTCGATCCGAAAATCTATCTGCCCGCCATGGAAGTCGCTGCTGAATTGGGCGGGCGCCATGTTCTTACTACCGCTTCGACCAATGATCGCAATTTCGTGATTGATTGCTTTTCCGAACTTTGTGATATGGCCAAACCGTTCGGCCTAACGATGGACTTGGAATTCATCACTTGGTACGATCTGGCGACACTCCAAGAAGCGCTAGATATTGTCCGCACAGCCAATCGTGAAAATGGCGGCATCATAATCGATACTCTTCATTTCAACCGCTCGCACGTCAGGCTTGAGGAGCTGGACGATGTGCCGTGGGAATGGCTCCACTTTGCGCATGTCTGCGATGCGCCCAGAGAGATTCCGACCACAAAAGAAGGTTTGATCCATACTGCACGCGAGGAGCGACTGTATTTGGGCGAGGGCGGCATTGATGTTGCCGGCATCCTGAATCGGATACCTGAGATTCCCTATTCCTTGGAGATCCCACACGCCAAGCGCACGCAAGAACTGGGTTATGAGGAATTTGCGCGGCATTGCTTGCAAATTGCAAAGGACTATCTGGATACTCATCCACGGGGATAG
- a CDS encoding shikimate dehydrogenase, producing MSDLGRIDGRTKLIGLLAAPSGHSISPAMHNMAFRKLGLNYAYLAFEVGNDQLKDVVNGIRALNLRGFNVSMPNKIKIMPLLDELSEVAQFAGAVNTVVNENGKLIGHMTDGIGFMRGLIEAGVYFIGKKITLLGAGGAATAIAIQAAFDGVAEISIFNRKDDFFPRAVKNAAIINEQVKDTTCNANVYDLADRDRLKKEIADSDILINATGIGMKPFEGQSLISDTSWLRPELIVSDVIYTPRKTKLLAQAETVGCKTINGLGMVLWQGAKAFEIWTGQEMPVEYVKEQIFQKEAIIK from the coding sequence ATGTCTGATCTTGGACGTATTGATGGCAGAACGAAATTAATTGGACTGCTTGCTGCACCAAGCGGCCACTCGATATCTCCGGCCATGCATAATATGGCTTTTCGAAAATTGGGACTTAATTACGCGTATTTGGCATTCGAGGTTGGGAATGATCAACTGAAAGATGTTGTGAATGGAATTCGTGCTCTAAATTTACGTGGCTTTAATGTATCCATGCCGAACAAAATTAAAATTATGCCCCTTTTGGATGAGTTATCAGAAGTCGCTCAGTTTGCAGGTGCAGTAAATACAGTAGTAAATGAAAATGGCAAATTAATTGGTCACATGACAGATGGTATTGGGTTTATGCGCGGATTAATCGAGGCAGGTGTATATTTTATCGGTAAGAAAATAACACTCCTGGGTGCTGGTGGTGCAGCAACTGCAATTGCGATTCAAGCAGCATTCGATGGAGTTGCGGAAATATCCATTTTCAATCGAAAGGATGATTTCTTTCCTCGAGCGGTAAAAAATGCTGCGATCATCAATGAACAAGTAAAGGATACGACTTGTAATGCGAACGTTTATGATCTTGCTGATCGAGATAGATTGAAAAAAGAAATCGCTGACAGTGACATCTTGATAAATGCAACAGGAATTGGGATGAAGCCATTCGAGGGTCAAAGCCTTATCTCTGATACTTCTTGGTTACGTCCAGAGTTAATCGTATCGGATGTTATATACACACCGCGCAAAACAAAATTGTTAGCGCAAGCAGAAACAGTTGGCTGTAAGACGATTAACGGATTAGGAATGGTGCTCTGGCAAGGTGCTAAGGCTTTTGAAATATGGACCGGGCAAGAAATGCCTGTTGAATATGTCAAGGAGCAAATATTTCAGAAGGAAGCAATCATCAAATGA
- a CDS encoding sugar phosphate isomerase/epimerase family protein → MEQLESFERLCLNQATTQRWNLREAVEGCVRAGIPWIGLWRNKIAEIGLKGSRQLVRDAGLRVSSMIAGGYFPTVSAAERQKRLDENRRAIEEAAELEAEVLVLVGGGIPDRDIDCARKCVAEGIEQLVPYAKSYGVKLGIEPLHPMYAAERSVVVTLAQANDLAKSYRPDEVGVVVDVFHVWWDPDLYHQIALAGERILGFHVSDWVVPFSHFLLGRGMMGDGVIELRRIRKALDAAGYQGPIEVEIFNQAIWDQPGDEVLAVIKERYLEHL, encoded by the coding sequence ATGGAACAGCTTGAATCATTCGAACGGTTATGTTTGAACCAGGCAACGACACAAAGGTGGAATCTTCGGGAGGCTGTGGAAGGCTGTGTTCGTGCAGGGATTCCCTGGATCGGCTTATGGCGCAACAAGATTGCTGAAATCGGGCTTAAGGGTAGCAGACAGTTGGTTCGGGATGCAGGTTTGCGGGTATCCAGCATGATTGCCGGGGGGTATTTTCCAACTGTCTCTGCTGCCGAGCGGCAAAAGAGATTGGACGAAAATCGACGTGCAATCGAGGAAGCAGCAGAACTTGAGGCAGAAGTGTTAGTTCTCGTAGGTGGCGGGATACCTGATCGAGACATTGATTGTGCAAGGAAATGTGTAGCAGAAGGAATTGAACAACTGGTTCCTTATGCAAAATCATACGGGGTAAAGTTAGGGATTGAACCGCTTCATCCCATGTATGCGGCGGAAAGGTCGGTAGTAGTGACATTGGCGCAAGCGAATGATTTGGCAAAATCCTATCGGCCAGATGAAGTCGGCGTGGTAGTGGACGTCTTTCATGTATGGTGGGATCCCGACTTATACCATCAAATTGCATTAGCAGGAGAGCGCATTCTAGGTTTTCATGTGTCCGATTGGGTTGTTCCATTTTCACATTTCTTATTGGGAAGAGGAATGATGGGGGATGGTGTGATCGAGCTTCGCCGGATTCGAAAAGCATTGGATGCAGCAGGATACCAAGGGCCGATTGAGGTCGAGATTTTTAACCAGGCTATCTGGGATCAGCCTGGGGATGAGGTTCTTGCGGTCATCAAGGAGCGCTATTTGGAGCATCTCTAG
- a CDS encoding acyl-CoA dehydrogenase family protein has translation MVIDQTLEQQEIMQVVKKITKEKIMPRAAEVDRTDEFPHDLVKVLGENGLLTMCLPEKYGGIEANSSLLAMVIEELSKGLASMGTTMLSTNSVIRMVSLMARPDQLDKFYANLSSGHKLCAFCLTESHAGSDARAISTSAKKALQGGYILNGTKIFVTLSQVAEYYLVFAKTNPDEISAFLVHKDSPGLHFGKIENKMGLHGSSTGDVILEDCWVADDALIGQEGDGWRMLSEIGTSMLRSWGAAAMALGVGQCALDFAIQYAKERKQFNKRIGDFQAIRFMLADCAMQLEAARCLVRETNRRVDQEYPVISKETTAMVSMSKCLATDVAMKVTTDAVQIFGGYGYIKEYPVERLMRDAKIFQIVDGTNQVQRMIIGSILMK, from the coding sequence ATGGTAATCGATCAAACTTTAGAACAACAAGAAATAATGCAGGTGGTAAAGAAAATAACAAAAGAAAAAATTATGCCAAGGGCTGCCGAAGTGGATCGTACAGATGAATTTCCGCACGATTTGGTCAAAGTTTTAGGAGAAAATGGGCTCCTCACGATGTGTCTGCCGGAAAAATACGGTGGAATTGAAGCGAATAGTTCGTTGCTCGCGATGGTGATCGAAGAATTAAGCAAAGGCTTAGCGTCCATGGGCACGACAATGTTATCAACCAATTCTGTGATTCGCATGGTGTCATTGATGGCACGACCGGACCAATTAGATAAATTCTATGCGAATCTAAGCAGTGGTCATAAGCTTTGTGCTTTTTGTTTAACGGAATCGCATGCGGGATCTGATGCACGGGCAATCAGTACATCTGCGAAGAAGGCTCTGCAAGGAGGATACATTTTAAATGGAACGAAGATTTTTGTTACCTTGTCACAAGTTGCAGAATATTATCTCGTGTTTGCGAAGACGAATCCGGATGAAATTTCTGCCTTTTTAGTACACAAAGATAGCCCAGGGCTGCATTTTGGAAAAATAGAAAATAAAATGGGATTACATGGCAGTTCTACAGGAGATGTCATCCTGGAAGACTGCTGGGTTGCTGATGATGCGTTAATTGGCCAAGAGGGCGATGGCTGGAGAATGCTTTCGGAAATAGGAACCAGCATGCTGCGTTCATGGGGGGCTGCTGCCATGGCGCTTGGTGTTGGACAATGTGCTTTGGATTTTGCCATACAATACGCGAAAGAACGCAAGCAGTTTAACAAACGAATCGGCGATTTTCAAGCAATCCGTTTTATGTTGGCAGATTGTGCGATGCAATTGGAAGCGGCCCGTTGTTTGGTTCGTGAAACGAATCGGCGTGTGGATCAGGAATATCCGGTCATCTCGAAGGAAACCACCGCGATGGTTTCCATGTCGAAATGTTTGGCTACGGATGTGGCTATGAAAGTAACAACAGATGCCGTACAAATTTTTGGGGGCTACGGCTATATAAAAGAATATCCTGTTGAACGGTTAATGCGGGATGCTAAAATTTTTCAAATTGTAGATGGTACGAACCAGGTGCAGCGTATGATTATAGGCAGCATCCTGATGAAATGA